In Falco cherrug isolate bFalChe1 chromosome 2, bFalChe1.pri, whole genome shotgun sequence, the following are encoded in one genomic region:
- the CCDC90B gene encoding coiled-coil domain-containing protein 90B, mitochondrial isoform X1: MRGAGRSAALLAWASGSRSGPLPRRALLPPAPRRGFAATLIRKSYDVRRVEITPLEQRKVTFDTHALVQDLEAHGFGKEQAETIVSALITLSNVSLDTVYKDMVTQAQQEITLQQIMAHLDSIRKDMVILEKSEFANLRAENEKMKIELDQVKQQLMNETGKIRADSKLDINLERSRVTDMFTDQERKLMEATTEFHKKDSSTNSVISEISNKIDTEIASLKTLMESNKLDTIRYLAASVFTCLAIALGFYRFWK, from the exons ATGAGGGGAGCGGGGCGCAGCGCTGCGCTGCTCGCCTGGGCCAGTGGCTCCCGCTCGGGCCCGCTCCCGCGCCGGGCCCTGCTGCCTCCGGCTCCTCGGAGAG GTTTTGCTGCCACGCTCATTAGGAAGTCATATGATGTCAGAAGAGTTGAAATCACTcccctggagcagaggaaagtAACTTTTGATACCCATGCTTTAGTGCAGGATCTGGAAGCCCATG GCTTTGGGAAGGAACAAGCGGAGACCATCGTATCAGCATTAATAACCCTGTCAAACGTCAGCTTAGACACAGTCTATAAGGATATGGTTACGCAGGCTCAGCAG GAAATAACTTTACAGCAAATAATGGCACATTTGGACTCCATTCGAAAAGATATGGTCATCCTGGAGAAAAGTGAATTTGCAAACTTGAGAGCAGAGAACGAG aaaatgaaaattgaatTAGATCAAGTTAAACAGCAGCTAATG aatGAAACCGGTAAAATCCGAGCTGACAGCAAGCTAGACATAAACCTGGAAAGGAGCAGAGTGACGGATATG TTTACAGATCAGGAGAGGAAACTGATGGAAGCAACTACAGAGTTTCATAAAAAA GATTCTAGTACCAACAGCGTCATCTCAGAAATCAGTAATAAAATCGACACTGAAATAGCTTCCTTAAAAACTCTCATGGAATCGAATAAGCTCGATACAATACGTTATTTGGCAG cttccGTATTCACTTGCTTAGCAATAGCGCTGGGC
- the CCDC90B gene encoding coiled-coil domain-containing protein 90B, mitochondrial isoform X2, with protein sequence MEITLQQIMAHLDSIRKDMVILEKSEFANLRAENEKMKIELDQVKQQLMNETGKIRADSKLDINLERSRVTDMFTDQERKLMEATTEFHKKDSSTNSVISEISNKIDTEIASLKTLMESNKLDTIRYLAASVFTCLAIALGFYRFWK encoded by the exons ATG GAAATAACTTTACAGCAAATAATGGCACATTTGGACTCCATTCGAAAAGATATGGTCATCCTGGAGAAAAGTGAATTTGCAAACTTGAGAGCAGAGAACGAG aaaatgaaaattgaatTAGATCAAGTTAAACAGCAGCTAATG aatGAAACCGGTAAAATCCGAGCTGACAGCAAGCTAGACATAAACCTGGAAAGGAGCAGAGTGACGGATATG TTTACAGATCAGGAGAGGAAACTGATGGAAGCAACTACAGAGTTTCATAAAAAA GATTCTAGTACCAACAGCGTCATCTCAGAAATCAGTAATAAAATCGACACTGAAATAGCTTCCTTAAAAACTCTCATGGAATCGAATAAGCTCGATACAATACGTTATTTGGCAG cttccGTATTCACTTGCTTAGCAATAGCGCTGGGC